Proteins encoded together in one Lathyrus oleraceus cultivar Zhongwan6 chromosome 5, CAAS_Psat_ZW6_1.0, whole genome shotgun sequence window:
- the LOC127078894 gene encoding uncharacterized protein LOC127078894 yields the protein MDCERGGNYKRKNASENNNSSKDIYSMKVKCPFRLRYVANDSGWKVMIRCGLHNHKLSKNLDDHDILGLLKDHERQFVNDMTKYNMAQKYIVTALKDKDPDNFTSVIQVYKATSTYNMRNRGSLTELQMLLSLIHREKYICWTRNMDDLNVIVDIF from the coding sequence ATGGATTGTGAGAGAGGAGGAAACTACAAAAGGAAGAATGCATCAGAAAATAATAATTCTTCAAAAGACATTTATAGTATGAAAGTTAAATGTCCTTTTAGACTGAGATATGTGGCAAATGATAGCGGTTGGAAGGTGATGATTAGATGTGGGTTGCACAATCATAAATTATCTAAGAATTTAGATGACCATGACATATTGGGTCTTCTAAAAGATCATGAAAGACAGTTTGTGAATGATATGACGAAGTACAACATGGCTCAAAAGTACATAGTTACTGCTTTAAAAGACAAAGACCCAGATAACTTCACCAGTGTTATTCAGGTCTATAAAGCTACATCTACATACAATATGAGAAATAGAGGTTCATTGACGGAATTGCAAATGTTATTGAGTCTTATTCATAGAGAGAAGTACATATGCTGGACTAGAAATATGGACGACTTAAATGTTATTGTGGATATCTTTTGA